Part of the Lutra lutra chromosome 4, mLutLut1.2, whole genome shotgun sequence genome is shown below.
GCCAGGCCTGACGTAAATTGGCAGGTTTGCCTACTACCCTGAGGCAGGGGGACTTCtaggtggtgggggagggctggacTGGAACCCAAGGCCCCTGACCCCCAGCCTagagctccttccctccctgcccccgcctATGGGGTACCGAAGAGAGGGGTCACGAGGACTGATCAACCCCCTACTGGTCCTTTCCTGGGAGTATGGGCACAGCCTCAGATCTCCCCATCCTTTCTCCAAACATTGGCTCTTCCTCTCCAGAGGTACTCTGGACACTCTTTCActttgctgggtgaccttgggcaagcccctgctcctttctgagcctccatttcctcatctgttaaatggaggCCTTGTTTCCCACCCAGGCCATTCTGGGGGCTGGAGGAATGCTGTGTGCCATCTCAGGGCTCCATGACGGTGAGGCAGCACCCCTcctcgggctccatgctcagctttcCTCCCTGGCCCCGCAGACTGCCCTGGGGTCAGGAGCACGTGGCAGGCAGGGCACCGTGATGGAGTAGCATGCCTTCAGGTTTGCTCCCTCCCAGACCTGCTGCAGGGAAAGTGGGCTTTGGATGGGACCAGAGTCTAAGACAGTTCCAGGGAGGCTCTGAGACATCTTgggccccaggggctggggcaACAGAGGCAGCTGGAGCTCCTGCCCCATTCCTGGGCTTCAGAGAGATTCCAGAATGTCCCCCCAGCTGACTC
Proteins encoded:
- the LOC125097396 gene encoding uncharacterized protein LOC125097396, whose protein sequence is MRGARPHLCTFPGPEEPPVIDMEQATQSYSGSLNIVIFPKIHLSSQKHHPAWPSKPVGFRNPSSLTPPFFKSPARPDAGGLLGGGGGLDWNPRPLTPSLELLPSLPPPMGYRREGSRGLINPLLVLSWEYGHSLRSPHPFSKHWLFLSRGTLDTLSLCWVTLGKPLLLSEPPFPHLLNGGLVSHPGHSGGWRNAVCHLRAP